TCCCTCACTCTACCGCATGAGTTATCGAGATGCTTCCTCCGACAGAATCACCTGATGGCAGGACGCCAATTTCCGCTTCTACAGGGGTGCTTCTCAAAGAAGCGATCGCCATATCACAAAAGGTTGCTCATCTTTAAGTAATTTGGATGATGATAGCAAGTCGAGCCAAACGATTTAATGTGATAGATAACTCTCTATAAAGCATCGTCTGACGATCGCGTTTCAATTATGGTTGCGCTTGCACACTGGCTGACACAAGTATTACAGCCAATTCTAGTTCCCCTTTGTTTTGTCTTCGCCTGGCTGGTTATGCTCATGGTTGCCTGGAGCATCTGGAGTGCAGTCCGTGACAGCTTTACTAACGCCAAGCAGATGCATCGCATTCCCTGTGCAAACTGTCAATTTTTCACGAACGACTATCACCTGAAATGCACTGTACACCCTGACACGGCTCTTTCAGAAGAGGCGGTGAGCTGCATGGATTACGAGCCAACCCGCAGTATGTGACGGTTAGAGGGATCAATGGGTAGATGGTTCAACAGGTTTAATCCTCTCTCTCGCTCTCCCAAGCTTCTCAGGCGATAAAATCGGGATATGAAAACCATCCTCATTGGGTTAATCCGAGTTTATCGGGTGTTGATTTCACCGCTATATCCCCCCGTCTGCCGTTTCCAGCCCACCTGCTCACAATACGCCATTGAGGCGATCGCTCAACATGGGGCGATTCGAGGCTCATGGTTGGCGGTGCGGCGTATCTCCCGCTGTCACCCATTTCATCCTGGAGGATACGATCCGGTTCCTCCTCGGTCGTCTGCAACCGAAGATTCGACCTCCGAAGATCGTTAAGATCACCCGAATCTCACCTGAGTTCGGCACAAAGCTTTTAGCGGTTACGATCGTAGACTTTGACGTAAACGCGGTCAGCTTTCGTCATCGTCATTGTTAATCGCGGTGATGGGTTGCTCGTCGTCCTCATCATCGCCATCATCGTCCTCAAAAACTTCCTTTAAGCCGTTAGGGTCAGAGGTTCCATTCTCACCTTCTTCTTCTTCGATCATGCCTGGGCTGATCAACGTGATATCCCAATCATCGGGAGGAATCGTAGAAACCGCTTCCCGTTTCAACAGGTAATACACCGCTTGCACTTGAGGACCAAAAACAATCTTGTCGGCATCTTGCAAGTCATGAGCTTGCAGTTTTCGACCGTTAATCAATAAACCATTAGCACTGGGTTTGCCTTTCAAATTACCATCTACGATGCGGTAATAGTAGCTGCCGTCCTCATTCGGGAGTTGAACAAGCGTGGCATGGCGACGGGAAACAAACTGAGAGATCAGCCGGATGTCGCATTTAGGATCTCTGCCAATCGAATACACCGGACTGTCAAGAACAAACTCACGACGTCCTTTGTTGTCCTCAATAATCAACAGATGGTTCTGGTGCGATTCTGAACTTGCCATTCAATGATTAATTCGGTAATCCGCTCATTAACAATGATTATGCTCAATCGTGTTGCTTAGTTAACGCTGATCTCTAGAACGGTAATGAGATGTTACTAAGCCTTGGCTTTGCACAAACTCAGTCAAATAGGGGTAGTTAACCCAAAAGAGCCGGACATCAAGGGTTAACTCTAAGTGGAGGCAAAGCTTGCTCCCTGTTTTCGATAGGTGGCTGTTGCTATCGCTGACTTAACCCGACTCAATAGAATAATGTAACCGTTCTCTCCTTTAGTAGTACCCTCATTCACCTCAGTCTTTAACCATTCTTCGCAAAAACAGGGAATTTGTAACGACACTCACAGAACTAAATGCCATGATTGCGCCTGCCACAGATGGGCTTAGAACAATCCCCTGGGTCGGTAGAAGAACCCCAGCTGCAATTGGAATGCCCACGATATTATAAGCGAATGCCCAGAACAGATTTTGCCGAATTGTGTTGAATGCAGCCCGACTGAGACGAATTGCTTCAACTACATCCTGGAGGCGATCGCGCATGAGCACAATTTCAGCCGTTTCAATCGCGACTGCCGTGCTGGAATGGAGCGAAATGCTGACATCTGCCTGTGCCAGCGCAGGTGCATCGTTAATGCCATCGCCAATCATGGCAACTCGTGTCCCCTGTTGTTGCAGTTGAGTGATTATAGACGCCTTGGCTTCGGGACGCACCTCAGCAACCACATCTTGAGGAGAAATGCCAACACTATGGGCGATCGCACTGGCAACAGCGGTTTGGTCACCCGTCACCATCATGACCCGCAATCCTATGTTTTGAAGTTGTTGAACGGTTTCATGAGCGTCAGGGCGCAGCGTATCTTGAATTGCAATCAGACCGATTAATGTTGTATCAACGGCAACGAAACAAGGGGTTTTGCCCGCGTTTGATAGCTTCTCTGACTGATCATAAGCGGTTTCAGGAATGTTTACTCCCAGGGAGAGCAGCCAATCGGCGGTGCCCACTCGAACCATCTGCCCCTCGATCAGAGCCGACACTCCACATCCCGCTTCGGTTTGAAAGTTTTCAGCGGGGAGTAAGGTCAGTTCTTGCTGTTGTGCCCCTTGCCGAATCGCCTCGGCTAGCGGGTGACGGGTGCCACTTTCAACCGTGGCTGCCAACTGCAATAACCGAGTTACCGACCCATCACCCATGGGCACGCAATCGGTAATGACAGGATGTCCAGTGGTCAACGTCCCGGTTTTGTCAAAGACAACAGTTTGCAAGCGATGCACGTTTTCGAGCACATCGCCCCCCCGAATCAACAACCCCCGCTCTGCCCCAACGCCGCATCCCACCAGAATGGCAGTGGGAGTTGCCAAGCCGAGGGCACAGGGGCAGGCAATCACCAGAACAGCGATCGCCAGTTTGAGGCTGAGCAGCAACGGCGACGGATGAGGCATCATCGCAGCATGGGAGGAAGTGTGCATGAGATGCGCACTTTGAGCCATCACCCCCGCCGCCTCGCCAAACAGCGGAATGCCAATGAAATACCAGAAGAGGAATGTCACCAGGGCGATCGCCATGACCCCATAGGTAAAGTAACCCGCGATCGTGTCAGCTAATCCCTGAATGGGAGCTTTGCGGGTTTGGGCTGCCTCAACCAGGGCAATGATTTGGGCGATAGTGGTGTCTTTGCCAGTGCGAGTGGCACGAATGGCGATCGCCCCCGTTTGATTGAGAGTACCTGCCGCAACCAGATCTCCCGCTTGTTTGGTCACGGGCACGGATTCCCCCGTCAGCATGGCCTCGTTCACCGTGGTTTGCCCGACGATGACCTGCCCATCCACCGGAATTTTTTCTCCCGGAAGGACTTGTAGCCACTCTCCAACCTTGACCTTTTCAGCCGCGATCTCGACTGCCGATGATGGCATAAAAGCCGCTTGACCATTAGCCTGTGTCGCAAGGCTCCCCTCCTGAACGGGAATTAACCGTGCCAGTGTGGGTTTCAGCGCAATCAATGACTGCATAGCAGCAGCAGCACGAGTTCTGGCTTGCTGTTCCAGGGTTCGCCCTAACAAGATAAACCCCAGCAACATCACAGGCTCGTCAAAAAAGCACTCCCAGCCCAATTGGGGAAACAGCAGCGCAACTACACTGGTGATGTAAGCCGTCACTGCCCCCAACCCAATCAAGCTGTTCATATTGGGGATGTTGTGACGTAGACCTCGCCAACCATCCACCAAAATGGTGCGTCCGGGGCCAATCAGTGCCAGGGTTGCCAACCCCCAGTGAAACTCAATCGCACTCAACCCCGGAATGTGCCAACCAAAGTGGTCAAGATGCCCAATACCAGAGAGGATCAGGAGGACTAGAGCGATCGCCACTCGCCAAAGCTGTTCCCTTGCTTCCTGACGGTGCCGTTCAACAGGGTCAACGTAACCGGGTGGAGGCTCATCACCGTCGAGGGACTGCCGCAGTTGGGTTGGAAAACCAATATCTGTGAGTCGATGGGCTAAATCCGTTGGCTGCACGACTTCAGGAGAATATTCCACCATCGCCACCTCCGTTACCAGGTTGACTGTGGCAGAAACAACTCCAGGATATTGAGTCAATTGATTTTCAACTGCTTTGACACACCCCGCACACTTCATACCACTGACATCCAGGGCGATCGTCTGATTGGCAGGGGTATCTGTAATATCGGGGGCAGTGTCAAGCAAGGGGGATTGCATACAGGCTTAAAAAAGAAAAATGATTAAAGTAACTTTGATTATAAGATGGCGATCGCTCTAGCCATCTGAATCAGAGACTACCTGATCAAAGGGGATATTGACGTTATAGCAAATCATAAAGGCGGTCAGACTCTCACTGGAGAATCTAACCGCCTTTAATTAGGGTTAGGGGATATAACCTGAAACCGGTTTAACCAAATGCAAAGTAACCAACTAATGCCAGATTGAGCAGAGGCACTAAAAATAGCAGCAATAACCAGGGAGATTTGCCCAGCCGTTTTGCAATGGTTACCCACACAATGATTGCGATCGCAATGTTGACAAACGGAATCAGCATCAGCAGCACCCACCAACCAGGCTTATCTGCTGCTCTACACATGACATAGGCGTTACCAAAAGGAATCCAGGCTAGCCACGCATTTTCAACATTACATTTTTGACCAATCACCATCAAGGAGTAGGAAATATAAGCGTAGATGGCAATGAAAAAGAGAAAAGAGAAAAAATCACTCATAGGACAGAGGCTGAGCTTAAACAGGTGTGATATTCGATGTACCCAGTTCTATACCTTCTGAGAAAAATATGGGAAATTTGTTACTTCTCTTAAAGGAATACAGATGCTCCATATAACTCCGTACTCGAAATCCGGTTGACCGCAACGTGAAACGTTGAGTTGGATTGCAACATTCACTGCCATTCGAATGAAACTCCATAAACCTGCTAACCTTAAATACTGATTTGCGGAGAAAACAGTGCGGAGAAAACAGTATGGATGTCATTCCAGCGATCGACCTGCTAGACGGGCGATGTGTGCGGCTCTATCAGGGTGACTACAATCAGTCACAAGTGTTTAGCGATAATCCCGTTGAGGTAGCGCAGCAATGGGTTAAGCAGGGCGCACCCCGACTCCATTTAGTCGATCTGGATGGCGCAAAGGCGGGACATCCGGTGAATACTCAAACGATCGCCGCGATTGTCCAGGCGATTGATGTCCCGGTGCAGGTTGGAGGCGGATTGCGCGATCGCGCCAGTGTTGCTTCTCTATTAGATTTGGGGGTACGGCAGGTGATCTTAGGAACGGTTGCTGTTGAACAGCCCGATCTGGTAGCGCAATTATGTCAAGAATTTCCAGGAAAGATCGTGGTAGGAATTGATGCCCGCGACGGCAAAGTCGCGACCCGTGGCTGGTTAGAAACCTCAACCGTAGAAGCGATCGCCCTGGCTCAACAGATGGCAGATGTTGGGGTCGCCGCGATTATCTATACTGACATTCACCGGGATGGCACCCTCACGGGACCCAACCGAGATGCCCTGCGGGATCTGGCAACAGCAGTAACCATTCCAGTGATTGCCTCTGGAGGCATGAGTTCGGTAAGCGACTTGATGAGCTTGCTGGCTCTTGAGCCTTTGGGAGTGACGGGGGCGATCGTTGGACGTGCCCTCTATACCGGAGATATTTCCCTAAAAGAAGCCGTCCGGGCGGTTGGCTCCGGACGGTGGCAGGATGTTCCTCCCAATTTTGGGAGTTCAGCATTTGCATAATGCAAGGACAAAGGCTAAAAGCCCAAAAGGATAAAGGCTAAAAGCCAAGAGGATAAAAACCAAAGGCTTAAGGACACAACCAGAGTGTCATCAATAGCTCCTTTTCATCCTTTATCGTTTATCCTTTCCTCTGTTATGCGCTGATCGTAGACTTGTACATCATCTTGCGAGCGGACACCATGCCCTCTACAAGCAAGTCCATCTCTTCGCGAGTATGCAGAGAATTGACGGTGATCCGCATCCGAGGCTTGGCAATGAACCAAATGGGTGATAGCCACAGCCCGTAGTCATTCATCAACACACGGGCAAACACCTTGGGATTGAGGTCGGGTGGCAGAATGACTGGGATCACGTTAGTTTCACCGATCGCATCAAAGTCATTAGCAATGAGTTGCGATCGCAAATAGCGCGTGTTTTCCTGAAGCCGTTGTACCAACTCTGGATGCTGACGCACCTGACGAATGCTCTCTAAAGCAGCAGCAGTGGTCGGAGGTGGCAGAGAAATCGTGCCAATTGAGGTCGGAGAAACGTTGAGCAGAGGCTTTAATTCTGCAACATGGCTACTAATGGCAGCTCCAGCAGACGCGGCAAATTTAGAGAAGGTGGTCATGATGAGCGGTGCTATACCCCGTTTGATCGCATCTTGGGGCAGAATACCGAAGTGCTCATAAATGCCTCGACCCGTTGCACCCAGGGCACCACTGGCATGAGCTTCGTCCATCACCAACACACTGCCTTCGTAGTTTTCCATGATGTCGATCATGGTTGGCAGAGGGGCAACATCGCCGTCCATTGAAAAGACCGCATCTGACACCACCATAATGCGATCGTCAGGGCGAGCATAGCGTTGCAGCTTCCGCGCCAGGTCTTCCATGTCACAGTGGCGATACGCCCGCACCCGCACTCTGGGGCTGTGTCCAAACAGCTTACCAGAGCGAGTTCCAGCGTTGGCGATCGCCGAGACAATGCAACCGTGGTTTAACACATCCGTCAAAATCAGGGTTTCACGGGTATGTTGGAACCCCGGCACCGGAATTGCTAGATGGCAAAAAGCATCCATCAGGGCTTGCATTGCCATCCACGCATTTAGGAAAAGTTGCGTATGTGGCAGGTGCTTAAATTCTGAAATTTCATCTTCGAGTTGGCGATGGAGGTCAATCCGACCACTCAACACTGAACATGAACTGTTTGAAGTACCATATTGCAGGATGGAATCGATCGCTGCCTGTTGAACGGCTGGGTTTTGCACCAAGCCCAACACGTCGTTGGTGCAAAATGTTAGCACCGTGCGACGCTTGCCAGTTTCAGCTTCTTCGATCTCAATTAAATTGCCTTGCTTGCGATGGCAGATGTATTCATCGGGGTCAAGCCCGCTCTCGTACCAACGCTGAACGTATTCTTTAACAACTTGCACAGTAAACTCCCCTCACCTTGTTTCGTAAGTCACTGATCGCCTCTATCCCAACGTATTGATTCCAACCCGGTCACCCTGGTTTAAGAGCCAACGTTGAATGAGAGAGGTGCTCACAATTGTGATTGTGACATTGAACTCATTCCTTCGCGACCCCGGTAATGCCTAAAATTTCTGCGATGACGTGATCAGGTTGACCCGTTTAAACATCAGACTTAGGCAAATAATTTGCAATCAGATAATTACCCGACTGAACTTTCCGAGGCTTGCTCAACCTGACCTACCCCTGCTTTCGAGAAAGCAACGGTGCGTTGTGAATCTCCATTGCGATGACCTTGTAATTGACTTGATTGTTGCACAAATTGTTCATACTGCCGGACAACTAACCGTTGAAGAGCGATAATTGCTGGATTAATTTCAACGTAGCGGCGATCGCGCCCAGCCTCATAGGTTTTCTGCTCACTTTCCATCATCTCAACGTCTTGATTTAGGAAACGCATAAAGACAAATCGCCGGATGAATGGGATCACCAAAGGTTTGAAGGTATCTCTCAACCACTTCGGCAAAGGCAGTTGCAAAAACAACAATGAGAATGACCGAGTCTCCGTTGGACTGACGGGTAACCGCATCAGGTGCAACGAGGAAACGCCTTCCAGCGTGCTGTGGTAATGGGGATATTTGTAGTGAACCGTCACCGTGCGGGTCGTGATGCCATCCTCTTCACTGCTTAAGCCCAACACTTTGGAAATCCATCCCTGATAACGGACGCGGTACTGAGCACGAACGGTTCCGTCCGTTTCCCGCAGACTTAATAAAACGGGGTCAAACCAGCCCTGGAGGTTGTTATGCAAAAAGCCATGAAACACGTCCATCGTATTTTCATTGCAGATTGAGAAGTGCGCCTTAAAGTGTCCGGTGATCGGCACCATCATCCAGTTGTCGTCATCGTATTCAGGCACCTCTGGAAAAGGCGTGATATCTGCTAACGCCGCATCACCCGGAAACACCCAAATCACACCATATTTTTCGCGTGTAGGATAACTACGAGCCTGGGCGCAGGGTAATTTTTGCTCTTTAGGAAGATAGGGAATGTTAACACACTCTCCATTGGTATTAAACTCCCACCCGTGGTAGGGACAGACAATGTTGTCGCCCTGGAGTTGCCCCTTATGGAGGACGACCCCTTTGTGAGGACAGGCATCTTCGATCGCGTGGGCTTGCCCTTCGCTATCCCGGTAAAGAGCGATCGCCTGTTGCCAGACCATTGTGGGTAAAATGGTTCCCGCCTTGAGCTTGTCTGCCCACGCGACTGGATACCAGTAGTTCGGGTTGATACCAACCTCACGCACTGCATTTCGGACTGTTTGACCCTTAAGCGTTGTTGCCAATTCCATCTGTTTCGCCTTACCTCTGCTAGAACCTCAAACTTGGAAATATTTGGATAAATATCAAGTATGAAGTAAATGAGACTTAATGTTGGTTTACGGGAACATATTTATTTAGCCTTCGACACCTCATATAAGTCAATCCACCAACCGTGCGATCGCTGATCATCCCATTGACCTCTTATCCAGATCGGATGGCTTATGCTAGCGGCACAATGCCCTCAAATTGCCGCTCAGAGTATTTTCATCAGATGAGCGATACAACGTGCTGGGTGTGTGGTGCCAGTCATTCCTCTCCTCAGTAGACAACTGTCGCACTTTACACAAGCCCAGGAAACCGTGACAGCTATTTGACACGTTTCCAGCAATTCTGTAGGGTAAGCAATAATTACTACTAGAGTAAGAGTTGAGTATGACCCATCTTAGCGATGCCCGGGGATTTTGGAATGTGATAGACCTGGATCGTTGGAGATGTGAGTCATCGAGCACCAATAGGTTTAATTGGAGCAAACCCATTAGCCGCTGGTGGTTGACTAAAGCGGTGAGTATTTAGGGTCTTTTTTGATTTATGTTGCCTGTTGGCGAAGCCTCTCGAAAGCAAACAGTTTCGTTTAAGTTGCCGAAGCAAACTCCAAAGTTTTTGGTGTTGTTAGCGGCAGGTTGTCTAACGACCATGACGGGTGGTGTCGTTTCTCCAGTGTTGCCAGAGATGGTGCAACACCTGAACCTCGACCCCAAGTGGGCAGGCATGTTGGTGAGTATGCATGCCCTGACGATCGCCCTGTTTACACCCATTTTAGGAATTTTGGCAGACCGGATTGGGAAACTCAAGGTCATGATCCCCTCCCTCATCCTCTACTCACTCTTTGGCATCTCCGGGGCATTTATCCCCCATCTGGTACCTCTGTTAGTCGTACGAGGGCTATTAGGGGCTGCCAGTGGTGGAGTCGCTGCCGCCAGTATTGGGCTATTGGGCAGTATGTATGATGGCGACTTGCGATCGCGTGTTTTGGGTTATGCCACCAGTGCTATGACCACAGCGGCGATTTTGGTGCCCATCATCGGGGGTTGGGTTGGAGCCGACCACTGGCAACGCGCTTTTTATCTCTATGCGCTGGGGGTGCCACTGGCACTGGTCGCGATGGTGGTTCTCAACGACAAGCCCTCTCAAAAAGCATCGGCGATCGCCCCCGGTGCTCAGCGAGAACAATTGTTCAAAAGCATCAGCCATCCTCAAACCCTTCAGCTTTATGCAATCCTGGCATTGGCAGCGACTGTTGTCTATGCCGTTGTCATCTATACCCCCCTCTATCTCAAAGCCACGATTGGAGCAGGTCCAGAGCTTAACGGTATTGTTTTGGGCGTTCGGGCGATCGGAGCAGCCATTATTTCAGCTGTAGGAGCCAGTTGGATTGCTCACCGCATTGGGGTTAAACAAACCATTGCTTTGGGATTTTTTCTGATGGCAGTCACCCTGATTACCATCCCGTTCTTGCACCAGATTGAGCTAATTTTGCCGACCGCTGTAGTGTTTGGCATCGGGTTTGGCATTATTACTCCCAACACCTACAACGCTCTAGCCAATCGTGCTCCGGCAGAGGTGAGAGCCAGCGTTCTGGCAATCGGGACGGGAGCAAATTCTCTTGGACAATTCATCTCACCGCTCATGCTAGGGTCCATCTGGAAATATATGGGGTTGCCTACCGTATTTTTCGTCACAGCTGCGATCGCCCTGGGCATGAGCATTGCCAGCTTGACCCAACTGACGAATGATCAATGACCAGTGAGCATTCAAGATGCGATCGCATCCGTGTTACTTTACTCTGATAAGATCATTCCGATATCCTCATCATCCCAGATCTGGTTCGTGTGACCTGGATTACGCTTAAAACCACTGGTAATTTTTGGGAAGCAGAGCTAATGCAACAAATGCTAGCTGCCCATGAAATTCCTGCCCGTGTTATCCGCCAAGGAGTCCCAGTTCATTTTGGTTGTGCTGCCCCCGCCGCTTTACAAGTTCGTTTACAAGACCAGTGGACGGCGTTATTGTTGCTCAGCCCTCTAGAAGAACGAGACGAGCAAATCACTTAGATATTCCAGCACGTTCAACCTTTCTAAATTCCTTCTCAAAACTCTTTTCAATTTCTGGTTTCCAAAAAGATGTCCTTATTTGACTGGTTTGCAAATCGACGAAAATCAGGCCCGATCAGTAAAGAACGACAAGAACGTGAAATTGCTGATGGGCTGTGGAGTAAATGTAAAGCCTGTGGCGTTTTAACCTACGCCAAAGATTTGCGGGCAAATCAGATGGTCTGCCCCGAATGTGGGTATCACAATCGCATTTTTGGGGATGAACGGGTCGAGCAACTGATCGATGCCAACACCTGGCGAGCCCTGGATGAATCGCTGCGTCCCCTTGACCCCCTCAAATTTCGCGATCGCAAATCCTATAGCGATCGCCTGCGCGAAACTCAAGAGAAAACCAAGCTGTCTGATGCCGTGTTAACCGGGTTGGGGCAACTCGAAGGGTTACCGCTGGCACTGGGCATCATGGATTTCCGGTTTATGGGGGGCAGCATGGGGTCTGTGGTAGGCGAAAAGCTGACCCGACTGATTGAGCGAGCAACCCGCGAACGGTTTCCGGTGGTGATTATTTGTGCTTCTGGAGGAGCCAGAATGCAAGAAGGCATGTTGAGCCTGATGCAAATGGCAAAGATTTCAGCTGCCCTGGAGCGTCATCGCGAAGCCCGCCTACTCTACATCCCAGTGTTGACTCACCCCACCACTGGAGGGGTGACCGCCAGTTTTGCGATGCTGGGCGACATTATTTTAGCGGAACCGCAAGCCACCATCGGTTTTGCGGGGCGGCGAGTGGTCGAGCAGACCCTGCGTGAGAAATTACCCGATGGTTTCCAGACGGCTGAATATTTGCTCAATCACGGATTTGTGGATGCCATTATTCCCCGCACTCGGTTAAAACAAACCCTGGCGCAACTGATTCGTCTGCATCAGTCCTATCCACAAACTCCTCCGCTCATGCATCATGTACCTGAGCCATTGCACGTCAACGTGAGTGCTGATTGAGGACGCGGGTTACGGTTGAAACCGAAGCTAAAAGAGCCGAACCGACACAGGTCGATTCGGCTAACCTTGATTTTCTGTAGTTCGTGCAAGCAGACTTGGCTTTGAGAACCGCAAATTGATTTGGTGTTTAACCCGAATTGACGGTGCTATACAAGCCTCTACTGATTGGGAGGGGTTGCCATTGCGTCTTTGGCGGCTGCCCGTTCCTCTTTCTTTTTGCGATCGGCTTTTAGCATGTCCTCCAAGACAATTTGAGCCTGGGTCAACTTGTCTAAGTTGCTGCGATACAGTTCTAAATCTTTTTGAACCTTATCGCTACTGAGTTTCAAGGGGGTGCAGAG
This Oscillatoria sp. FACHB-1407 DNA region includes the following protein-coding sequences:
- the yidD gene encoding membrane protein insertion efficiency factor YidD codes for the protein MKTILIGLIRVYRVLISPLYPPVCRFQPTCSQYAIEAIAQHGAIRGSWLAVRRISRCHPFHPGGYDPVPPRSSATEDSTSEDR
- a CDS encoding FHA domain-containing protein, with the translated sequence MASSESHQNHLLIIEDNKGRREFVLDSPVYSIGRDPKCDIRLISQFVSRRHATLVQLPNEDGSYYYRIVDGNLKGKPSANGLLINGRKLQAHDLQDADKIVFGPQVQAVYYLLKREAVSTIPPDDWDITLISPGMIEEEEGENGTSDPNGLKEVFEDDDGDDEDDEQPITAINNDDDES
- a CDS encoding heavy metal translocating P-type ATPase → MQSPLLDTAPDITDTPANQTIALDVSGMKCAGCVKAVENQLTQYPGVVSATVNLVTEVAMVEYSPEVVQPTDLAHRLTDIGFPTQLRQSLDGDEPPPGYVDPVERHRQEAREQLWRVAIALVLLILSGIGHLDHFGWHIPGLSAIEFHWGLATLALIGPGRTILVDGWRGLRHNIPNMNSLIGLGAVTAYITSVVALLFPQLGWECFFDEPVMLLGFILLGRTLEQQARTRAAAAMQSLIALKPTLARLIPVQEGSLATQANGQAAFMPSSAVEIAAEKVKVGEWLQVLPGEKIPVDGQVIVGQTTVNEAMLTGESVPVTKQAGDLVAAGTLNQTGAIAIRATRTGKDTTIAQIIALVEAAQTRKAPIQGLADTIAGYFTYGVMAIALVTFLFWYFIGIPLFGEAAGVMAQSAHLMHTSSHAAMMPHPSPLLLSLKLAIAVLVIACPCALGLATPTAILVGCGVGAERGLLIRGGDVLENVHRLQTVVFDKTGTLTTGHPVITDCVPMGDGSVTRLLQLAATVESGTRHPLAEAIRQGAQQQELTLLPAENFQTEAGCGVSALIEGQMVRVGTADWLLSLGVNIPETAYDQSEKLSNAGKTPCFVAVDTTLIGLIAIQDTLRPDAHETVQQLQNIGLRVMMVTGDQTAVASAIAHSVGISPQDVVAEVRPEAKASIITQLQQQGTRVAMIGDGINDAPALAQADVSISLHSSTAVAIETAEIVLMRDRLQDVVEAIRLSRAAFNTIRQNLFWAFAYNIVGIPIAAGVLLPTQGIVLSPSVAGAIMAFSSVSVVTNSLFLRRMVKD
- a CDS encoding DUF5684 domain-containing protein; translation: MSDFFSFLFFIAIYAYISYSLMVIGQKCNVENAWLAWIPFGNAYVMCRAADKPGWWVLLMLIPFVNIAIAIIVWVTIAKRLGKSPWLLLLFLVPLLNLALVGYFAFG
- the hisA gene encoding 1-(5-phosphoribosyl)-5-[(5-phosphoribosylamino)methylideneamino]imidazole-4-carboxamide isomerase; this encodes MDVIPAIDLLDGRCVRLYQGDYNQSQVFSDNPVEVAQQWVKQGAPRLHLVDLDGAKAGHPVNTQTIAAIVQAIDVPVQVGGGLRDRASVASLLDLGVRQVILGTVAVEQPDLVAQLCQEFPGKIVVGIDARDGKVATRGWLETSTVEAIALAQQMADVGVAAIIYTDIHRDGTLTGPNRDALRDLATAVTIPVIASGGMSSVSDLMSLLALEPLGVTGAIVGRALYTGDISLKEAVRAVGSGRWQDVPPNFGSSAFA
- a CDS encoding aminotransferase class I/II-fold pyridoxal phosphate-dependent enzyme — protein: MQVVKEYVQRWYESGLDPDEYICHRKQGNLIEIEEAETGKRRTVLTFCTNDVLGLVQNPAVQQAAIDSILQYGTSNSSCSVLSGRIDLHRQLEDEISEFKHLPHTQLFLNAWMAMQALMDAFCHLAIPVPGFQHTRETLILTDVLNHGCIVSAIANAGTRSGKLFGHSPRVRVRAYRHCDMEDLARKLQRYARPDDRIMVVSDAVFSMDGDVAPLPTMIDIMENYEGSVLVMDEAHASGALGATGRGIYEHFGILPQDAIKRGIAPLIMTTFSKFAASAGAAISSHVAELKPLLNVSPTSIGTISLPPPTTAAALESIRQVRQHPELVQRLQENTRYLRSQLIANDFDAIGETNVIPVILPPDLNPKVFARVLMNDYGLWLSPIWFIAKPRMRITVNSLHTREEMDLLVEGMVSARKMMYKSTISA
- a CDS encoding aromatic ring-hydroxylating dioxygenase subunit alpha, producing the protein MELATTLKGQTVRNAVREVGINPNYWYPVAWADKLKAGTILPTMVWQQAIALYRDSEGQAHAIEDACPHKGVVLHKGQLQGDNIVCPYHGWEFNTNGECVNIPYLPKEQKLPCAQARSYPTREKYGVIWVFPGDAALADITPFPEVPEYDDDNWMMVPITGHFKAHFSICNENTMDVFHGFLHNNLQGWFDPVLLSLRETDGTVRAQYRVRYQGWISKVLGLSSEEDGITTRTVTVHYKYPHYHSTLEGVSSLHLMRLPVSPTETRSFSLLFLQLPLPKWLRDTFKPLVIPFIRRFVFMRFLNQDVEMMESEQKTYEAGRDRRYVEINPAIIALQRLVVRQYEQFVQQSSQLQGHRNGDSQRTVAFSKAGVGQVEQASESSVG
- a CDS encoding MFS transporter translates to MLPVGEASRKQTVSFKLPKQTPKFLVLLAAGCLTTMTGGVVSPVLPEMVQHLNLDPKWAGMLVSMHALTIALFTPILGILADRIGKLKVMIPSLILYSLFGISGAFIPHLVPLLVVRGLLGAASGGVAAASIGLLGSMYDGDLRSRVLGYATSAMTTAAILVPIIGGWVGADHWQRAFYLYALGVPLALVAMVVLNDKPSQKASAIAPGAQREQLFKSISHPQTLQLYAILALAATVVYAVVIYTPLYLKATIGAGPELNGIVLGVRAIGAAIISAVGASWIAHRIGVKQTIALGFFLMAVTLITIPFLHQIELILPTAVVFGIGFGIITPNTYNALANRAPAEVRASVLAIGTGANSLGQFISPLMLGSIWKYMGLPTVFFVTAAIALGMSIASLTQLTNDQ
- the accD gene encoding acetyl-CoA carboxylase, carboxyltransferase subunit beta — encoded protein: MSLFDWFANRRKSGPISKERQEREIADGLWSKCKACGVLTYAKDLRANQMVCPECGYHNRIFGDERVEQLIDANTWRALDESLRPLDPLKFRDRKSYSDRLRETQEKTKLSDAVLTGLGQLEGLPLALGIMDFRFMGGSMGSVVGEKLTRLIERATRERFPVVIICASGGARMQEGMLSLMQMAKISAALERHREARLLYIPVLTHPTTGGVTASFAMLGDIILAEPQATIGFAGRRVVEQTLREKLPDGFQTAEYLLNHGFVDAIIPRTRLKQTLAQLIRLHQSYPQTPPLMHHVPEPLHVNVSAD